One genomic window of Mucilaginibacter sp. SJ includes the following:
- a CDS encoding DUF6443 domain-containing protein, translating to MTTAPAAGSYYSYSSITLNPTFSFTATSGSSLSLYIANPDCQPLNSSFSANQNYILTSIPRISGFKNGGTGANTGDFAGRGTCELMQTVQYFDGLGRPLQTTQVKGSPQAKDIVQPFAYDQYGREAQKYLPYAATTADGSYKSDGLATGPTNFYYPGGTAASGSQQSNGVVYNPAPYSLTNFEPSPLNRVVEQGAPGADWQPVLGNTTGHTMKQEYITNNVNDFSGADTTLSRKVILYKADINTDQSRTLNYGNTAGNYYPTGQLYVTISKDENWKSGSGNSRGGTVEEYKDKEGHVILKRTFLFSGGALQQLSTYYVYDDRGNLAFVLPPKSGADAGITSAGNLTTLNNLCYQYQYDGRNRLVQKRLPGKDWEYTVYNKLDQVVATQDGNQRLTNQWIFMKYDALGRVLWTGTWNNGGTAITRSGVQAAVTGFSGALWESRPSGGYPTNLAWPKTGFQGSLTVNYYDDYTFGDFSSMPAAYDYRASASAMTGGLLTCTKTWVTGSAAVLYKVLYYDDLGRLIRTCAEHYLGGTTAVANFNNYDVIDNKYDFNNNLTKTTRQHFTIANTTIPAVTIRDTILYDHMNRKTQTLESIWSGNNTPPAYVVLSKLDYNEIGQLKSKGLHSEDGGNSFLQTVNYRYNERGWLQSSQAGLFSENLYYNKPTDNSFTNQYNGNISEMTYTKTGSSNVVFKYGYDQLNRLLSGTSTGGSTMGEQLTYDPLGNISTLMRTGPNPANLVYTYYNSNASNQLQTVTNGGAAFRSYAAYDPNGNAPSDGGNKNITYNLFNLPQTVTQGGTTLASYIYDCTGQKLSNTGSDGRWDYINGIVYNGTTIANETIDFIQTGEGRVEPNGNSWTYSYNLTDHLGNVRLSFYKDPSAGTARRIQEDEYYSFGLRNGLYNSSNNNRYLYNGKEIQTDLTNQYDYGARFYDPMIGRWTSVDPLAEKMSRYSTYNYGFDNPMRFIDPDGMGPDDVIVPEKYRKQMADILAQTFGSNASNFKYDDKGKMSYTGDVTQLTPAEQGAFNELNGLMSSSTKYNVVIEETYTFTQTDGTATTVNTGNSGTKGDAAVYPSATKNGEGYLILNPNPTQANVLDVKYGENGNQLPANFSDMLQNGGKGPLRTFTPFENFWHGVGHERAGGAENGGKAMEVENLGGAAHKNVTYNADGSIKTITAAPIASKNYNLDHPKKR from the coding sequence ATGACCACGGCACCAGCGGCGGGCTCCTATTACAGTTACAGCAGCATTACACTAAACCCGACTTTTAGCTTTACGGCAACTTCAGGCAGCAGCCTGAGCCTGTATATAGCCAATCCCGATTGCCAGCCATTGAACTCATCATTCAGTGCGAACCAGAATTATATCCTGACATCTATTCCCCGGATAAGTGGCTTTAAGAATGGGGGTACAGGGGCCAACACGGGAGATTTTGCCGGCCGGGGCACCTGTGAACTGATGCAAACGGTACAGTATTTCGATGGACTGGGCAGGCCCTTACAAACAACGCAGGTAAAGGGCTCACCCCAGGCCAAAGATATTGTTCAGCCTTTTGCTTATGATCAATACGGCAGAGAGGCCCAAAAATACCTTCCTTATGCAGCGACCACTGCTGATGGCAGCTATAAGAGTGACGGACTGGCAACCGGGCCAACTAATTTCTACTATCCGGGCGGTACCGCGGCATCCGGAAGCCAGCAAAGTAATGGAGTGGTTTATAACCCTGCCCCATATTCGTTAACCAACTTCGAGCCTTCACCCCTAAACCGGGTGGTGGAACAGGGTGCACCAGGTGCGGACTGGCAACCTGTATTGGGCAACACGACGGGGCATACAATGAAGCAGGAATATATCACCAACAACGTCAATGACTTTAGCGGAGCGGATACTACGTTGAGCAGGAAGGTGATCCTGTATAAGGCAGATATTAACACGGATCAGAGCCGCACACTAAACTACGGGAACACGGCTGGGAACTATTATCCGACCGGGCAACTGTACGTAACAATTAGTAAAGATGAGAACTGGAAGAGCGGCAGCGGCAACAGCAGAGGAGGAACTGTAGAGGAGTACAAGGATAAGGAAGGCCATGTGATACTGAAACGGACTTTCTTGTTTAGCGGCGGGGCATTGCAGCAACTGTCAACCTATTATGTATATGATGACCGGGGAAACCTTGCCTTTGTATTGCCACCAAAAAGCGGGGCTGATGCTGGCATCACCAGTGCAGGCAATTTAACCACGCTGAACAACCTGTGCTACCAGTATCAGTATGACGGCAGGAACCGGCTTGTGCAGAAAAGATTGCCAGGCAAGGATTGGGAATATACCGTATATAATAAGCTTGACCAGGTTGTGGCCACACAGGACGGGAACCAGCGTTTAACCAACCAGTGGATTTTTATGAAGTACGATGCACTGGGGCGTGTACTGTGGACAGGTACCTGGAACAATGGCGGCACGGCAATCACGCGAAGCGGGGTACAGGCGGCGGTAACCGGCTTTAGCGGGGCACTGTGGGAAAGCCGTCCATCGGGAGGGTATCCCACCAACTTAGCATGGCCAAAAACCGGATTCCAGGGTTCTTTAACGGTGAATTATTATGACGATTATACCTTTGGCGATTTTAGCTCGATGCCTGCGGCGTATGACTACCGGGCATCGGCAAGTGCGATGACTGGCGGATTGCTGACCTGTACCAAGACTTGGGTAACCGGCAGCGCCGCCGTATTGTATAAAGTGTTATACTATGATGATCTTGGTCGTTTGATCAGGACCTGTGCCGAACATTACCTGGGCGGAACAACTGCCGTAGCTAACTTTAATAATTATGATGTGATCGACAATAAATACGATTTCAATAATAATTTGACTAAAACAACGCGGCAGCATTTTACCATAGCTAATACGACTATTCCGGCAGTGACGATTCGGGATACGATCCTGTATGACCACATGAACCGTAAAACACAAACACTGGAATCGATCTGGAGCGGGAATAATACGCCGCCTGCCTATGTAGTACTCAGCAAGTTAGACTACAATGAGATAGGACAGTTAAAGAGCAAGGGATTGCACAGTGAAGATGGCGGAAACTCATTTTTGCAAACGGTAAACTACCGGTATAATGAGCGGGGATGGCTGCAATCATCCCAGGCCGGGCTGTTCAGCGAAAACCTGTATTATAATAAGCCTACCGACAACAGCTTTACTAACCAGTACAATGGTAACATTTCGGAAATGACGTATACGAAAACAGGATCATCGAATGTGGTATTCAAATACGGTTATGACCAGTTGAACCGGTTACTGAGCGGGACTTCGACAGGAGGAAGCACCATGGGTGAGCAGCTGACCTATGACCCGTTGGGCAATATATCGACTCTGATGCGTACCGGCCCGAACCCGGCAAATCTTGTATACACCTATTACAACAGCAATGCCAGCAACCAGCTACAAACGGTAACCAATGGCGGCGCGGCGTTCCGAAGCTACGCTGCTTATGATCCAAACGGTAACGCGCCAAGTGATGGCGGTAATAAAAACATCACCTACAACCTGTTTAACCTGCCGCAAACAGTAACACAGGGAGGCACAACACTGGCCAGCTATATTTATGACTGTACAGGCCAGAAGCTGAGCAATACTGGTAGCGATGGAAGATGGGATTATATTAACGGGATCGTGTATAATGGAACCACTATTGCGAATGAGACGATCGATTTTATCCAAACCGGAGAAGGACGTGTGGAACCCAATGGCAATTCATGGACTTATAGCTATAACCTGACAGACCACCTGGGTAACGTACGGCTATCGTTTTACAAAGATCCATCGGCAGGAACAGCCCGCCGGATCCAGGAGGATGAATATTACTCTTTTGGGTTGAGGAATGGATTATACAATAGTTCTAACAACAACCGCTATCTTTATAATGGCAAGGAGATTCAGACAGATCTGACAAACCAATACGATTATGGTGCAAGGTTTTATGATCCTATGATTGGGAGGTGGACGAGCGTAGATCCATTAGCAGAGAAGATGAGTAGATATTCAACGTATAATTATGGATTTGACAATCCTATGAGGTTCATAGACCCCGATGGAATGGGGCCGGATGATGTGATAGTACCCGAAAAATATAGAAAACAAATGGCCGATATACTTGCACAAACGTTTGGTAGCAATGCAAGTAATTTCAAATATGACGACAAAGGAAAAATGTCGTATACAGGGGATGTCACTCAACTAACTCCGGCAGAGCAGGGAGCATTTAATGAGTTGAATGGTTTAATGAGTTCATCAACAAAATATAACGTTGTTATTGAAGAAACATACACCTTCACACAGACAGATGGAACTGCGACAACGGTAAATACAGGTAATAGTGGTACCAAGGGGGATGCTGCTGTTTACCCGTCAGCTACAAAAAATGGAGAAGGTTATCTTATTTTAAATCCAAACCCAACTCAGGCAAATGTATTGGATGTAAAGTATGGTGAGAATGGCAACCAATTGCCTGCTAACTTTAGTGACATGCTTCAAAACGGAGGGAAAGGTCCTTTAAGGACTTTCACGCCATTTGAAAATTTCTGGCATGGTGTGGGACACGAAAGAGCGGGTGGTGCGGAGAATGGCGGCAAAGCAATGGAGGTTGAGAACCTGGGCGGAGCTGCCCACAAAAATGTGACCTATAACGCAGATGGATCAATTAAAACAATAACGGCAGCACCCATTGCTTCAAAGAATTATAATTTAGATCATCCTAAAAAACGTTAG